The following proteins come from a genomic window of Pseudomonas hygromyciniae:
- a CDS encoding DedA family protein: MDFNPLDLILHLDVYLDLLVTNYGPWIYAILFLVIFCETGLVVMPFLPGDSLLFIAGAVAAGGGMDPVLLGGLLMLAAIMGDSTNYVIGRTAGERLFSNPNSKIFRRDYLQKTHDFYDKHGGKTVTLARFLPILRTFAPFVAGVARMPYPRFFGFSVLGTILWVGGLVTLGYFFGNVPFIKKNLSLLVVFIILLSLVPMIIGVVRSRFGRTSSEAKPH; the protein is encoded by the coding sequence ATGGATTTCAACCCGCTCGACCTTATCCTGCATCTCGACGTGTACCTCGACTTGCTGGTAACCAATTACGGTCCGTGGATCTACGCCATCCTGTTCCTGGTGATTTTTTGCGAAACCGGCCTGGTGGTCATGCCGTTCCTGCCGGGCGATTCGCTGCTGTTCATTGCCGGCGCCGTAGCTGCAGGTGGCGGCATGGACCCGGTCCTGCTGGGCGGCCTGCTGATGCTAGCGGCGATCATGGGTGACAGTACCAACTACGTGATCGGCCGAACCGCCGGGGAACGCTTGTTCAGCAACCCCAACTCGAAAATCTTCCGTCGCGACTACCTGCAAAAAACCCACGACTTCTACGACAAACACGGCGGCAAAACCGTGACCCTGGCGCGCTTCCTGCCGATCCTGCGTACCTTCGCGCCGTTCGTCGCCGGTGTTGCCAGAATGCCTTACCCGCGGTTCTTCGGCTTCAGCGTGCTGGGCACCATCCTCTGGGTCGGCGGCCTGGTCACCCTCGGCTACTTCTTCGGCAACGTACCGTTCATCAAGAAAAACCTGTCGCTGCTGGTGGTGTTCATCATCCTGCTCTCGCTGGTGCCGATGATCATTGGCGTGGTCCGCAGCCGTTTTGGCCGCACCTCATCCGAAGCCAAGCCGCACTGA
- a CDS encoding fimbrial protein, whose product MQFSGTLISAPKCTLSTSDVIVEFGDLDIAKLTTAGGNYDQVRVWYDPKCTNTQDASKFTVNLIFQGTPAVGNAQALSTNNAGLGILLKDQGGRVLEVNSPFLVKDLAFLPSIWAYPIKLNENVAGGTFKASGTLIFDIK is encoded by the coding sequence ATGCAGTTTTCCGGGACGTTAATTTCGGCGCCTAAGTGTACGCTGAGCACGTCCGATGTAATTGTTGAGTTCGGTGATCTTGATATCGCAAAGTTAACCACGGCCGGTGGTAATTACGATCAGGTTCGGGTGTGGTATGATCCGAAGTGTACAAATACCCAAGACGCTTCGAAGTTTACGGTTAATCTGATTTTTCAAGGTACCCCAGCGGTTGGTAATGCTCAAGCTTTGAGTACCAATAATGCTGGTCTGGGAATTCTGTTAAAAGATCAAGGTGGCAGGGTGTTGGAGGTTAATAGCCCTTTTCTTGTTAAAGATCTAGCGTTCTTACCTAGTATTTGGGCTTATCCGATTAAGCTTAATGAAAATGTGGCAGGAGGCACCTTTAAGGCAAGTGGTACGCTGATATTTGATATTAAATAG
- a CDS encoding IS3 family transposase, with translation MDSGKRRSQRDYTLAFKLSVVDQVEKGELSYKEAQRRYGIQGRSTVLVWLRKHGRQDWSQGASIREPRSRSMTEQTLPLTPEQRIKELEEQLALSNQKAQFFEAVVNVLKNDYGVCVVKKATRQVLSQGQIQDLSITRACLFMGISRQAYYQRNRAFDARTRQDQEVMDFVLEKRRRQPRIGTRKLHYLMSVEVGAPVRVGRDRLFSILRNARELVVRKRAYHKTTDSHHRFRRHPNLLKEGPGQIVASRPEHVWVADITYLPTQESVAYVSLVTDAYSRKIVGHHVHESLHTESVIKAMEKAISKRRSKLPLIHHSDRGAQYCSELYQRLHASHNVRCSMTDGYDCYQNALAERINGILKTELLLCRPKNLAEAVKMVDESVLIYNGERPHLSLKYKTPDAVHRAF, from the coding sequence ATGGATTCGGGCAAAAGGCGGAGCCAGCGTGACTACACGCTAGCCTTTAAATTATCGGTCGTAGACCAGGTCGAAAAGGGCGAGTTGAGTTATAAAGAGGCTCAACGGCGCTACGGCATTCAGGGCCGGTCCACGGTACTGGTCTGGCTACGCAAGCATGGCCGGCAGGACTGGAGCCAAGGCGCCTCAATTCGAGAGCCGAGGAGCAGGTCCATGACCGAGCAAACCCTCCCGCTGACACCCGAGCAGCGGATCAAAGAGCTCGAAGAACAGCTGGCGCTAAGCAATCAGAAGGCGCAATTCTTCGAAGCCGTCGTGAATGTTCTGAAGAATGACTACGGTGTTTGCGTCGTAAAAAAAGCGACCCGGCAAGTCCTCTCGCAAGGGCAAATCCAAGACCTGAGCATCACCAGGGCTTGCCTGTTCATGGGCATTTCGCGCCAAGCGTATTACCAACGTAATCGAGCTTTTGACGCAAGGACTCGTCAAGATCAAGAGGTCATGGACTTTGTTCTTGAAAAGCGCCGCCGCCAGCCCAGGATAGGCACGCGCAAGCTGCATTACCTGATGAGCGTCGAAGTTGGCGCGCCAGTGCGGGTCGGTAGAGACCGCCTGTTTAGCATCTTGCGCAACGCTCGAGAACTGGTGGTGCGCAAACGGGCTTACCACAAAACGACGGACAGCCATCACCGTTTTCGCCGCCATCCGAATTTGCTCAAAGAGGGTCCAGGACAAATCGTTGCCAGCAGGCCCGAGCATGTCTGGGTCGCAGATATAACCTACCTGCCGACACAGGAAAGCGTCGCCTACGTGAGCCTCGTGACAGACGCTTACTCGCGCAAGATCGTAGGCCATCATGTGCATGAGAGCTTGCATACCGAGTCGGTGATCAAAGCGATGGAAAAAGCAATTAGCAAACGTCGAAGCAAGCTGCCACTGATCCATCACTCAGACCGTGGCGCCCAATACTGCTCCGAGCTTTACCAGCGCTTGCACGCTAGCCATAACGTTAGATGCTCAATGACCGACGGATATGACTGCTACCAGAATGCTCTGGCAGAAAGGATAAACGGGATCTTGAAGACCGAGCTTTTGCTGTGCCGCCCTAAAAACCTGGCGGAAGCAGTGAAAATGGTGGATGAATCGGTGCTGATCTACAACGGGGAACGGCCACACCTGTCCCTGAAATACAAAACGCCCGATGCGGTGCATCGGGCGTTTTGA
- a CDS encoding ethanolamine ammonia-lyase subunit EutB — translation MASFSHSVGALTYRFDSLKDVMAKASPARSGDFLAGVAAQNDGERVAAQMALANIPLKHFLEEALIPYESDEVTRLIIDTHDQQAFAVVSHLTVGGLRDWLLSDAADEHSLRALAPGLTPEMAAAVSKIMRVQDLVLVAQKIRVVTQFRGTLGLRGRLSTRLQPNHPTDEPAGIAASILDGLLYGNGDAMIGINPATDSIASICAMLEMLDAIIQRYEIPTQACVLTHVTTSIEAINRGVPLDLVFQSIAGTEAANASFGINLNVLQEGYEAGLSLNRGTLGQNLMYFETGQGSALSANAHFGIDQQTCETRAYAVARHFKPFLVNTVVGFIGPEYLYNGKQIIRAGLEDHFCGKLLGVPMGCDICYTNHAEADQDDMDTLLTLLGVAGINFIMGIPGSDDIMLNYQTTSFHDALYARQTLGLKPAPEFEQWLAKMGIFTQADGKVQFGNNLPPAFRHALAQLG, via the coding sequence ATGGCAAGTTTTTCCCACTCGGTCGGTGCATTGACCTACCGTTTCGACAGCCTCAAGGACGTGATGGCCAAGGCCAGTCCCGCCCGCTCCGGGGACTTTCTCGCAGGCGTCGCCGCGCAGAACGATGGCGAACGGGTTGCGGCGCAAATGGCCCTGGCCAATATCCCGCTCAAGCACTTCCTTGAAGAAGCGTTGATCCCTTACGAAAGCGATGAAGTCACCCGGCTGATCATCGACACCCACGACCAGCAGGCCTTTGCGGTGGTCAGCCACCTGACCGTCGGCGGCCTGCGCGACTGGCTGCTCAGCGATGCGGCCGACGAACACAGCCTGCGTGCGCTGGCGCCGGGGCTAACCCCGGAAATGGCCGCGGCTGTGTCGAAGATCATGCGCGTGCAAGACCTGGTGCTGGTGGCGCAGAAGATCCGCGTCGTCACCCAGTTTCGCGGCACCCTGGGCCTGCGCGGGCGGTTGTCCACGCGCCTGCAACCCAACCACCCCACGGATGAACCGGCGGGCATCGCCGCGAGCATCCTCGACGGGTTGCTGTACGGCAACGGCGACGCCATGATCGGCATCAACCCGGCCACCGACAGCATCGCCTCGATCTGCGCCATGCTGGAGATGCTCGACGCGATCATCCAGCGCTACGAGATTCCGACCCAGGCCTGCGTGCTGACCCACGTCACCACCTCCATTGAAGCCATCAACCGTGGCGTGCCCCTGGACCTGGTGTTTCAGTCGATTGCCGGCACCGAGGCGGCCAACGCCAGCTTCGGGATCAATCTGAATGTGCTGCAGGAAGGCTACGAGGCGGGCTTGAGCCTGAATCGCGGGACCCTGGGGCAAAACCTGATGTATTTCGAAACCGGGCAAGGCAGCGCCCTGTCGGCCAACGCGCACTTTGGCATCGACCAGCAAACCTGCGAAACCCGCGCCTATGCCGTGGCGCGGCATTTCAAGCCGTTTTTGGTCAACACCGTGGTCGGTTTTATCGGCCCTGAGTACCTGTATAACGGCAAGCAGATCATCCGCGCCGGCCTCGAAGACCATTTCTGCGGCAAGCTGCTGGGCGTGCCCATGGGTTGCGACATCTGCTACACCAACCACGCCGAAGCCGACCAAGACGATATGGACACCCTGCTGACCCTGCTAGGGGTGGCCGGAATCAACTTCATCATGGGCATCCCGGGCTCAGACGACATCATGCTCAACTACCAGACCACGTCCTTTCACGACGCGCTCTATGCCCGGCAGACCCTGGGCTTGAAGCCCGCGCCGGAATTTGAACAGTGGCTGGCGAAAATGGGCATCTTCACGCAAGCCGATGGCAAGGTGCAGTTTGGCAACAACCTGCCCCCGGCCTTCCGCCATGCCTTGGCGCAATTGGGATGA
- the eutC gene encoding ethanolamine ammonia-lyase subunit EutC, whose product MKKEPEVQLDTPENDNPWLELRRLTPARIALGRTGTSIPTGAQLDFQFAHAQARDAVHLPFDHAGLSSQMAERGRDSLLLHSAAPDRHSYLQRPDLGRRLSDESAQTLRDYALANPGGVDLAVVVADGLSALAVHKHTVPFLTRMEEQTHAEGWSLSPVILVEQGRVAVADEIGQLLGAKMVVILIGERPGLSSPDSLGLYFTYNPKVGLTDAYRNCISNVRLEGLSYGMAAHRLLYLMREACRRQLSGVNLKDEAQVQTLESDDPDLMKGNFLLSPPKE is encoded by the coding sequence ATGAAGAAGGAGCCTGAAGTGCAGCTTGATACCCCAGAAAACGACAACCCATGGCTGGAACTGCGGCGCCTGACACCGGCGCGGATTGCCCTGGGCCGCACCGGCACCAGCATCCCCACCGGCGCGCAACTGGACTTCCAGTTCGCCCACGCCCAGGCCCGCGACGCGGTACACCTACCGTTCGACCATGCCGGCCTGAGCAGCCAGATGGCCGAGCGCGGCCGCGACAGCCTGTTGCTACACAGCGCCGCCCCCGACCGCCACAGCTACCTGCAACGCCCGGACCTGGGGCGACGCCTGAGCGATGAATCGGCACAGACCCTGCGCGACTATGCCCTGGCCAACCCGGGCGGTGTGGACCTGGCGGTGGTGGTGGCCGATGGTTTATCGGCGCTGGCGGTGCATAAACACACCGTGCCGTTTCTGACACGCATGGAAGAACAGACCCACGCCGAAGGCTGGTCGTTGTCGCCGGTGATTCTGGTGGAACAAGGCCGGGTGGCGGTCGCCGATGAAATCGGCCAATTGCTCGGCGCCAAAATGGTGGTGATCCTGATCGGTGAACGGCCGGGACTCAGTTCGCCGGACAGCCTGGGGTTGTATTTCACCTACAACCCCAAGGTTGGCCTGACCGATGCCTACCGCAACTGTATTTCCAATGTGCGCCTGGAAGGCCTGAGCTACGGCATGGCGGCGCACCGTTTGCTGTACTTGATGCGCGAGGCCTGTCGACGGCAGTTGTCGGGGGTCAACCTCAAGGATGAGGCGCAGGTTCAGACCCTCGAATCGGATGATCCGGACTTGATGAAAGGCAACTTCCTGCTCAGTCCGCCCAAGGAGTGA
- the ppa gene encoding inorganic diphosphatase, whose product MSYSKIPAGKDLPNDIYVAIEIPANHAPIKYEIDKDSDCLFVDRFMATPMFYPANYGFIPNTLADDGDPLDVLVVTPYPVTPGSVIRARPVGILNMTDDGGGDAKVIAVPHDKLSQLYVDVKEYTDLPPLLLEQIKHFFENYKDLEKGKWVKIDGWGNADAARAEIMKSVAAYKG is encoded by the coding sequence ATGAGCTACAGCAAGATTCCGGCTGGCAAAGACCTGCCGAACGACATCTACGTCGCCATCGAGATTCCGGCCAACCACGCGCCGATCAAATACGAAATCGACAAAGACAGCGACTGCCTGTTCGTTGACCGTTTCATGGCTACCCCGATGTTCTATCCGGCCAACTACGGTTTCATCCCCAACACCCTGGCTGACGACGGTGATCCCCTCGACGTGCTGGTGGTGACTCCTTACCCGGTCACCCCAGGTTCGGTTATCCGCGCCCGTCCAGTCGGCATCCTGAACATGACCGACGACGGTGGTGGCGATGCCAAAGTCATCGCCGTGCCACACGACAAGCTGTCCCAGCTGTACGTCGATGTGAAGGAATACACCGACCTGCCGCCACTGCTGCTGGAGCAGATCAAGCACTTCTTCGAGAACTACAAAGACCTCGAAAAAGGCAAATGGGTGAAGATCGACGGTTGGGGCAACGCAGACGCCGCCCGTGCCGAGATCATGAAGTCGGTAGCCGCCTACAAAGGCTGA
- a CDS encoding fimbria/pilus outer membrane usher protein yields MAFNHEGDSTRLTANASYQPGEYSAIGGSPQGGATLIAHGGALHRSNINGGTCLLLDTDGVSDVPVRGRGPTTRTNYFGKAVVSDISPYYRDEASIDLDKLGDNVEATRSITQATLTEGAIGYRKFEVISGSKAMAFITLPHGPTRHSVRRCITCAGRKPAS; encoded by the coding sequence ATGGCTTTCAACCATGAGGGCGACAGCACGCGGCTTACCGCCAACGCCAGCTACCAGCCTGGAGAATACAGCGCCATCGGCGGCTCGCCTCAAGGCGGCGCAACACTGATTGCCCACGGCGGCGCCCTGCACCGCTCAAACATCAATGGCGGCACCTGCCTGCTGCTCGACACCGACGGTGTCAGCGACGTGCCAGTCAGAGGCCGGGGCCCAACCACCCGTACCAACTACTTTGGCAAAGCGGTGGTCAGCGACATCAGCCCTTACTATCGCGACGAGGCGAGCATCGATCTGGACAAGCTGGGAGACAACGTCGAGGCCACCCGTTCGATAACCCAGGCCACCCTGACCGAGGGCGCAATTGGCTATCGCAAGTTCGAGGTGATTTCCGGTAGCAAGGCCATGGCGTTTATCACCCTGCCCCATGGGCCCACCCGCCATTCCGTGCGACGGTGCATAACCTGCGCGGGCAGGAAACCGGCATCGTAA
- a CDS encoding GNAT family N-acetyltransferase yields MRITQATLEHLDLLTPLFVKYREFYGALPFPDSSRAFLEKRLRRKESVIYLALSDDDDSKLLGFCQLYPSFSSLSLKRVWILNDIYVAEDARRQLVADNLMRTAKKMAKETNAVRLRVSTSSDNAVAQKTYESMGFREDTEFKNYTLPISEE; encoded by the coding sequence ATGCGGATCACTCAAGCGACTCTGGAACACCTGGACCTGTTGACCCCATTATTCGTCAAGTACCGCGAGTTCTATGGCGCGCTGCCCTTTCCCGACTCATCCCGAGCCTTTCTGGAAAAGCGTCTGCGACGCAAAGAGTCGGTGATCTACCTGGCCCTGTCAGATGACGACGACAGCAAGCTGCTGGGCTTTTGTCAGCTGTATCCGAGCTTTTCCTCGCTGTCGTTGAAACGGGTGTGGATCCTCAATGACATCTACGTCGCCGAGGACGCTCGCCGCCAACTGGTGGCCGACAACCTCATGCGCACCGCAAAAAAGATGGCCAAGGAAACCAATGCCGTGCGTTTGCGCGTGTCGACCAGCAGCGACAACGCCGTGGCGCAAAAGACCTATGAATCCATGGGCTTTCGTGAAGACACCGAGTTCAAGAACTACACCTTGCCGATCAGCGAAGAGTGA
- a CDS encoding M90 family metallopeptidase, translating to MWSLSAWRRRRLLAKHPVADEIWQRVRHHLNFLDGISAEQDQWLREASVLFLAEKHLTALPGVELHQEQRLLLAAQAQLPLMNLGELDWYQGFHEIILYPDDFRSPQRHRDASGVEHEWDGEHSGEAWQQGPVILAWPGVLASGNWEGYNLVIHELAHKLDMLNGDANGLPPLHHDMRVQAWASVMQSAYDDLNHQLDLNPDAETAIDPYAAENPAEFFAVTSEYFFSAPDLLIDSYPQVYEQLSLFYRQDPLARLKHLQASDPRYQTEG from the coding sequence ATGTGGTCCCTCAGCGCCTGGCGTCGCCGGCGCCTTCTGGCCAAGCATCCCGTTGCCGATGAAATCTGGCAGCGGGTGCGCCATCACCTGAACTTCCTCGACGGCATCAGCGCCGAACAGGACCAATGGTTGCGTGAAGCCAGCGTGCTGTTCCTTGCCGAAAAACACCTCACTGCCCTGCCCGGCGTCGAACTGCACCAGGAACAACGCCTGCTGCTCGCCGCCCAGGCGCAACTGCCACTGATGAACCTGGGCGAGCTGGATTGGTACCAGGGCTTCCACGAAATCATCCTCTACCCCGATGACTTCCGCAGCCCCCAGCGCCATCGCGACGCCAGCGGTGTGGAACATGAGTGGGATGGCGAACACAGCGGCGAAGCCTGGCAGCAAGGCCCGGTGATCCTCGCCTGGCCGGGCGTGCTGGCCAGTGGCAATTGGGAAGGCTACAACCTGGTAATCCACGAACTGGCGCACAAGCTCGACATGCTCAATGGCGACGCCAATGGCCTGCCCCCCCTGCACCACGACATGCGCGTCCAGGCGTGGGCAAGCGTGATGCAGAGCGCTTATGACGACCTCAACCACCAGCTCGACCTCAACCCCGACGCCGAAACCGCCATCGACCCGTATGCGGCAGAAAACCCGGCAGAATTCTTTGCCGTCACCAGCGAATATTTTTTCAGCGCCCCGGATTTGCTCATCGACAGTTATCCACAGGTCTACGAGCAACTGAGCCTTTTTTACCGCCAGGATCCACTGGCCCGCCTGAAACATCTGCAAGCCAGCGACCCGCGCTATCAGACTGAAGGCTAA